A window of Eriocheir sinensis breed Jianghai 21 unplaced genomic scaffold, ASM2467909v1 Scaffold85, whole genome shotgun sequence genomic DNA:
TCGCTTTATGGGCTGAGTctagaggaagggagtgggtcaTCCAATCAAAGGGATGGTTGGGGGGGTCGCTGAGGCATTAGGAGGCTACACTCGGCAATCCCCGTGTGGCGTCTACCTGCCCGCTGTGGTGTGGTCAGACGCACCTATGGACCACTGAGCCTTGAGTCCGTCTTCGCCCCCTCGCGGGTTTCATTCCCAGCAGTcatcaaaaaggaaagaaaatagggtgAATCCACGTAATTTCTTTTTTGAGTTCGCGGTGTTGGGAAGGAGAGGAGCCGCAGCGTGTATGTGGGGTTTGTGAAGGGAAGCTCAAGAGAGGGCCGGGCAGGCAAGCAAGGAAGAATCGTGAGAGTCCTATGCCAGTCCCACCACCAGCCCAGCGAGGAGGGACTAATTTATCCCTCTGTAGTTTCTTTGCTTAGGTAGAGACATTGAGACGCTTGgacacccccatccctccctccctctcgtgaacatacaaacacacgcacgcacgcattcaCAGACACAGACTTTTAGACTTTTAGAGATATACATGAACGCACACAAGAACAGGCGGATCCTTCACGCAAATATGCACTCCTACTGATTgtattataattctctctctctctctctctctctctctctctctctctctctctctctctctctctcaggtaatcaaTCATCAGCCCTTAAATAAATACACTTACCAGCTTCCACCAGGTAAACTCACCTATACTTTGATACacacctttattatttttatctttacgtCTTTATTAGTTCAATTTAGTGCTTGAGTacctatagagagagagatggatagatagacagatagatagatacatacatacatgcttacATACGTATATAGGTctaaatagaaagacagacaaacagacaaagaggaaaatatatccGACGCAAGACATGACAGTAAAATAATTCCCCGATCACTTCacgattccttttccttctcgtacGGCTAAAATTAACCCACTTGATCTACATCGGAGCAAATATAACGCCTTCTGACGCCAAGCGTGTTGCCCATTATATGCGGGGAGAggcggcagggaggaggaaggctggCGGGGGCTGGGCTGGGTGAGGCGGGCAGGGCCGGGAATGTTATGGGCTCAAGACCTAACGAGAACTGTACGTGGTGGAGTGCCGGCGTAAGGGACTGAGCTAACAAGACAACAAGGAGTGGTTTGAATATCGGGGAAGACGAGGGGACTGAATAACAAGACcagaaggaagagcaaggaactGAATAACAAGACCAGAAGGAAGAGTTCGAGGCTTTGGGACTGAATAACAAGACCAGAAGGAAGAGTTCGAGGCTTTGGGACTGAATAACAAGACCAGAAGGAAGAGTTCGAGGCTTTGGGACTGAATAACAAGACCAGAAGGAAGAGTTCGAGGCTTTGGGACTTAATAACAAGACCAGAAGGAAGAGTTCGAGGCTTTGGGACTTAATAACAAGACCAGAAGGAAGAGTTCGAGGCTTTGGCATTCAATAACAAGACTTGGGGACTGAATAACAAGAGAGGTAGGAAGAGTCTGAAGCATTGGGAAAGACGAGGGTGCATGGTGGTGTCATGTGAGTGTTGGCAGGGACTTGCAGGGGCTGTAATAGGAAGGAACTGAATAACAAGACAAGGAGAACAGGTTTGAATGCTGGGGAAGACGAGGCTACAGAAATAGGCTCGAATATTTATAGCAGAGACAATGGCAGGGAATTAGGGTGAGATTTAAGTGTAGGGGTCCTGATGTTGGGGCTGgatgagtggaagggagagaagcagggcCCAAGATAAGATGGTGGCAGGgatgggggagaaaaaaaagggtgaCTGAAACTAAGACAGGAAACGGCAGCGGCAGGGACGGAAGTACAAGAGGAGCAGCAGGGATTGGGAGATACATACAgggagatacatagatagatagatagatagacatttattgaccacaaagGTACATaaaccaaaacatcatacataaatcggaagttatttaagaatgtTAATTTTCGTAAATATAACAACATTTCTAATTTGTAGTCCACATTCAGCACTTAAGTAAAATCTTTATAtagtcactaaaatatacagaacGTTGGTGTCCAAACTGGCACAAAAATATTTAGAAAAATGTTAAAACTTTACAAATTTAGATAATTATATGAAGCAACTTATATcaagaaatttaaaaaatacgctatgataaaagaaaacctaaaaataaaataacgtaaaacaaaAGAACCCTAAAAGCAAACGAATtctctaaaataaatatactaaaatgtTAATAGCCATGGCAGGGACGGAGGCACGGTGGCGGAAGGCGGAAACAGAAGCAGTGACAGAGAGGGAGCCAAGGAGGGCGAACACAGAGGCACTGGCCGTGGGTATATAGGGGTGGCGGTAGGTCCTCTGCTCCGTCTGATTCTTGAAGGAGATTCATGTCCCGTTAACTATTCCATTCACCTGACCAACTGCCGCCGATGCTTACAGGTGCAGAACCTCGTAAGTGATCctctttagcttttttttttttttttttttacaacaaaggagacagctcaagggcacacaaaaaaggaaacaataataaaaaaaagcccgctactcgctgctcctagttATAAGTTTCCAGAAATACTACAACGGTAGCTATTTATTGATCCCGTCTAAGAAAATTCGATGCCGTAAAACATGTATGGATACAAATATttcattattgtgtgtgtgtgtgtgtgtgtgtgtgtgtgtgtgtgtgtgtgtgtgtgtgtgtgtgtgtgtgtgtgtgtgtgtgtgttatggaaagCTGTCAGAATGCGTATATTGAGACGGCGGCTGGACGAGAAACGTACATATCTAATTAGGTTTTATCTGCGTTGCCATAGTAATCTTCAGTGCTTTGAACCTCTTCTGTATATGCCTCGAGAAAAGCAGCCGGGCCGGGTAGTGGCGGACTGACGGTCGGCGGGGCTGAGGTGTGCTTGTGGGGGCAGCCAGGGACCGCAGCCTCGCACGGCCCGGGGAGGCGagtcagggaggagggagggacgggttcAGGCTCATCTTAATCCGTGGTTTTCCGCACACTTGAGCCCCAAAAGGCGGCAGGAGATGTGGAGCAAGGATACGGCGGTGTATACAGTTGTTCCCTTGAGCGTCGGGACCCTCAGCCTCGCCCTCTGTCCCGCCCTCCATTATGCCCGCTCCGAGGTTTCCATGAGAGGCACGGCCAAGGGGGTATCTGTGGTTTATCTTCGCGGCATAAAGAAGTGACGGCTCGTTCTGCTGACGAGATGTGGTCGCTGGAACAGAGGGCCAGAGGAGGGACCGGGATGGATGGGTCTCCCTGTCTTCCCACTTGATTCATGCCCTGCTCACACATAGTTTCTGTATCAGTTATGACATTCCCATGATGATCTGTCGGAGGAGTCCACAGAGGAGCTGCCGGACCCCCCCGCCTCTCCCGTGTGTCATGCGTCatgcttcatctttctctctctctatctctctccggtCGATGCTCCATGCACGGTCTCTCTTGGATCCGTATTCCCAGACGTTGTTGGCGCTCCCaacaactattttccaaggccacaaaggagattagtcgggttctcattatTGTATTGGACCTTCATGGCGCAGAAGctttgtcaagctatcactagggtcataaatctacccatggcaACATCAACCACAACTTCTGCGAAATGTGGGTGAAAGCCCcgtaatgtttaagaatatggcctttagtcttgttaacccggtagctgcgggggtcatgtttcttaggttaggttaggttaggttaggttaaaggcccctctaagtaaaataatgagaaagaatcatcactcacgcaaaccatttcataatatatatcaacgcatgtgtgatcagtttatgcatcatctattttgggaggtttatatcatggcagaaatttggcccatcgctggtacacggtaaagccacaaatttggcccgtcgctggtatacggtatagccacaaatttggcccgtcgctgttaccgggttataGGCAGACGTATCAAGACGCCTTTTCTACTAAGTTTGATTTTTATTATTCATTGGCCGCTGACGCTCTTCTCTCAGTTGGAGGTGTATGTGGTGCTTTGGGCGTGTTTGTTGATCTCTTGGGCTGCCTCCATACAAAACAAGACGAAACACCCCTCACCCTCTTCATGTGTTGTTTCCTTGCGGTGTTATAAATAGCGTCAGTGCGTCATTCAGCACCTGTCAGAGTACGCTTGGCCGTGTTTCTTATACGCTAGATTTTTTAAACGTCATGTTAGTATTTATTAAAAGTCATGTGGCTAGTTTTCCtttttaacctgtccgctgcgattggcacggatttggctttcactggtagcctggtaactatacaccatgtctttctctacctctgtgttggatagtggtgtttcccatgtggtattggtgtgctggatatcccctcccaaggtgcaggactttacatttctcttcattgaattgtagcagccacttttttgtttcattcctgtagcttggtgaggtctgactgtaagAAATCCGTAGTGTAGTCAATGGGTTAATTCCATTTTTGGGAAGGAGTTAGCTAAAAGTATTGGATTTTCACAGTTGTCTTCATATTAAAACCTCGTAAAAAAGTGATATAtaacaaaatcaacaaaaccagctAACaccgccttgaaaaacgggttaaAAAAGACGATTCAGCcgacgtttaaaaaaaaaaatcaggcgaTATTGATGCCGAGGCGGTAGTTGATGCACTTGTTTGGGCTCGATTCCTTTCCCTCTGctgtgcctcccccccctcccgcctccCGCTGCTCACCTCAAGCCTGTGTTCTTCATGGCGGTATTCACTTATCTATTTTAGTATTTTCTGTTGATTGGTTAATTCATCATACCTTATTCATTTATTCCTCCACTCGTTCTCAGGCATCTTCATCAGTCATTCAGTTGGTGGGTTGATTGGTGTATTCATTTGCTTAACTTTATCTTCAACGCTTAATTTAATGTCTTTACTTATtcatctatttgtttatataagtaAATTTGCTTGTGGAAGATTCGTATGGATTTATTTCTCTACCCGCACCGAGGCAGCAGAATATTTCGTCTCAggtgaccaacacacacacacacacacacacacacacacacacacacctgtaaaccTGTAATCCAGCACGCTCTCCTTACCCCAAATAAACCACGAAAGCCTCAGTTAACATAAGTCTTTCCCCGTGGCAGTATGAGGCAACAAGTATACCCCATGATACCAGACCTTCCCTTCACAGCAGCATACCCGCACCCCACAGGCAGCCTCACCTCTCTGCCTCCCCTTTGCCTCTCCTTGGCTTCCTCTCGTGGCCAACTCAAATTCTGAAACGTATCGCTGCCCTAGTGCCCACAGATTTAGTCTAACCCAAAATTTTGGTTTGAGAAAATTGATAATAAAGATTTGAGCCATTGCCTTTTGCTAATTCCATCTGCACACTGTAATTTGTACGACAAATAAATTGATCTTTGTAGTGTTGTTTATGCATTAAATTTCACTGAATGTGCAGATTCCATGATAAAAATCTCAAAATGGCATTTTTGGATAAGGGCATGAgtctttattttttatacttgTTAGATTGTTCTCTACTATTTGCTCTTCATCTGTCCTCACTTTCAGCTTACATCTTGGCGCTATATATCTGACCATGTTACATATTTAACTTTCCATATATATAGCAATCTATCTGCATATTTTTTTATCCCATCTATTTGTCTAACTGTACATAACTATCTATccgtctaactatctatctgatCTTTCTGCCTATCTACATATGTCTACTTGTCTTTATGTTAACCTGTATCTATgtcatccatctatttatctgagTGTCTATatacctatctgtctatatctctttAACTgactctatctgtctctctatctatttctatctatttatctctatttatctatgtatctatctccacttgtctgtttatctatctatctgtctcagtCATTCCACAGGTGCACATTCATATCTCTTGACCACATGTGCTCAAATACGATTCACATCTGAATAATCCGTGTCAGTTCACCTCCCCCAAGTATCCCTAGGTACTCACTGTTCACCTTCCCCAGGCATCACTAGGTAACCTCACCCCATTTTCATTAGGTATCTCTAGGTACCCACAGTTCACCTTCCCCAGTATCCCCAGGTAGCCACAATTCATTGTCTTCTCAGGGTTGTCAATCTTCCCACACCCGCCATCACCATCTGTGCACTCGAATGATTTTGTATGGTTCAATAGctccctcttacttttctttcctctacttttccccaATCCGTAGTGTATGCTCCTCACAGCATTCCTTGGTATCCCGGGGTAATCACATTGACGTGATCTTCTCGATGTGAATAAAACCCATAGTGGTACTTACCAAACGGTtccggtggacactgccaccatcttcagtggtttGGAGGAGTAGAAGTGACTTCTACACTTCTACTGCTCTTTCAAAGCACGAAAGCTGGTGGCAGTGTCCACTGAAACCGTTTGATAAATATACATCTTCCGTTTGATTCACACAGCATTGCTTTTCTTTGTAAACCTCTGCCTTTTCATATTTTAGCACTGCTTAGTAATTTCTGCCTAGCGGTTAGGATATTATACATTACATCTTTTTCACACTTAGTCATCTGTCTTCTCGAAGCGGTGTCTCTTTGTGATGTAATATTCACAACGATCTCACTTCATATTTCCAACTCAGCATCTGACCTCTTACCTGCATAATACATGTGTCCATCTGCcgcccgaaagtgacctctcatctggcctctttttctgttttcttttgtcggagcagcgtctagcgagcttttttttatacttcttttttgttttttcccttaagctgcctccctCGCTCTAAAAAAACACCACACCTGGGAAATCTTCTGCCGGTTATGTACACCTCCGCCTAATTTATAAGGTTCACCTCACACCTgagtttccacacacacacacacacacacacacacacacacacacacacacacacacacacattgggtcACCTGTCCCTGGTGTGTGTGGCTCTGCTGGTGGAGTTGGAAGATCAGTGAGCGAagtatctctttattttttttatttacatgttCTTCTAATAGCGATACAGTATACAGCTACTAATGCGGCAACTCACTCCTGCTCCGGGACACTGACCAAGCGGCAATCATTACagagggatatgtgtgtgtgtgtgtgtgtgtgtgtgtgtgtgtgtgtgtgtgtgtgtgttgctgctgtTGAAGGTTGCTGTAAATGGGATGACAgcttcttcttttttaatctatTGCACataacaagttaataaaaacacatatttgctaTTGATCGCCGTAGCTACAAAGTGCGAGTATTCACAAAACCTGACCTACGAGAGTAACAACACCGTGACACGACTCACTTACTTAGGGCAAGTGATGGATGTAAAAATTCATAAGGTATCTTACTTATATATTACAACTATAGGTAGaacgttatatatatatgtatgtatgtgagtgtATTCAAGCATCAGTTTTATGTACttatttaccatatatatataaaggTGTGACCTGCGGGGAGGGGCCAGTATCTTCGTGTGAGGGTGTGGATCAGCCCAGAACCTTAGAATATAGGAGAGTGTGGCCAGCTTGATCACAGATGCCATGTCGTTACCtaaagagccgcgcgaaattcaaattgatggtGATATAATTGGGATTTTTGGTGTTCtctaagggtcgtattacaagatatatcgccgcccaagaacacatatttgacaaggctttcgtaggagttgtgggcatttccaggagtagttttatgaccctggtggtagtttgacccttcttccgtaccatgaacctgaagaaacactcattagaacctgactgaccccctctttgacctttagaaataacatgtgagaagcgaaagtgtcttataatactaaCCTAAGTAGCGTCAGGATCTCGAAGTAGTGCCTATATAGAGAGCACAAAGGAACACTATCTATTTGAATTTCGCGACggctcttttggtaacaacacGCGCCTGTGATGAAGCTGGCCAGACTCTCCTGTTCTGTGGCTCTGGATCAACCTTCATTCTCTGGCGGGTCCGGTTCGCCAGTGTGGGATTGTCTGTGTGTTGATGGACTCTGGTGGTGCCGTAgaggtgttagtagtggtggtagtggtagtagtggtagttttgaTATCGGTACTTGCATGTATGTAGAGTTGCtgtagtggttgttgtggtgtgGGATGGTTGTAAAATTTGTGTGGTTGGTGTAAATATTTCATAGTGATATAATTTGGTAGGAGAATTGTATATTGGTTGTGAGAGTGGTGTTAGTGAAGGTGGCGTTGTAGTTGTCGACAAAGTGTTGGTTGGTGCAGCTACCATAATTGTTTTGTGGTAATAAGACTTGCTTCATGAAAACAAAATCAGACACAGTGGAATGTATGTACACGAAGAATGATGCGCTAAACTACTGGCGGACTcaagtaacaataaaaaaataatgcactTTACAATAAAATCACACGTTCACAAAAATCTGGCGCCATCTCGTGTCAAAGCGCACAACCATACCGAagaacacacgtacacacactctaAGTCATTTCAAGCTCATCATAACCAGCTCAGGAAGATGTCACTGTTCACTGCTGGTGGCACTGTTTGTCACGCTGGCGGCCGACTGTCCTTCTGTACCTTGGCTCTGAGCTCGTggcaggggtgaggaagggagggggggggggaggacaaTGTGGGCAAGGCGATCTTCAGTGACggcccttctatttttttttttttttttactcctgaaggaagcagatcaagggctgagaaaaataataaagaaatgctGACCGAATGCTGCTCCTATCAAGATCAAAAGGAACCAAAATAGTTATCAGTTTAGTTATACGAGAAGTGTCTTGCTTTGGGCGGCttgggaaaaaataatgatacgaACTCCAGTGAACTGAGCAAGGAGTAATTGCGAAACAAAGTAATCATTGAAACATTTTACGTTAGAAGTGCCATACTCGTACACAGCTCCAGTATCACACAAAGGAATACTACAAACGCATGAAACATTCCTGAGAATCCTAAATCAGCAAAACTTCTGGCCACTTCTGGCCTCAGGTCAACGCCTTGGTCGTCCGCGTATGACACACCTTGTCACTTTGTTACCGTCACCttcccttttgtgtgtgtttacttgtcGTGCGTGTGCCGCCGAGGAGGAAGCACTGAGGCGATAGTTGTGTATCATTCTTGTCGCCTGCAGCCAATGCTCGGTGAGCCTGAACGTCCCAACACTTGCTTCGGGAGGATTGGAATTCAGTTAATTTTGAAACGTGATGCAGAAATGCAGTTAAGTGAACTGAAGATCAAAGCGTTACAAATCCTAAGGCTGGCAAGGATGTCCATGTTGTCAACGATGGGGGACTGAACCACAGAAAGAAATGTGACTTTTTAATAGTTATTTCTAACGTGCATGATGAAACACTGACATTTTGACGTACGTATAAATGAACGAAGAATAAGTTCTCATAATTTCGTATTTTGCTCGTTGCTTTTCGAGTGCAGACTGCCCAAGCACAAAGTACAGGCGCTCCTCAGGCCGGCGACACAATGCCGCACGCGCCTCGCCGTGTGGCGCCGCCCCTCCGACCCTCCACCGGCGAGGGTCCCTCCTCTCGGCGTTGTGGTGTCCACGCGTCTGGCCGGCCTGGCTTTAGAGGGGGCGTGCGCTGGACGAGGGAAAACACTTGAGACAATGAACAAAACACAAGCCAAATCAAAGTTCCCATAATGACAAACTAAGTTCACATAACCGTGCGAAGGGCGGCGTAGCCTCAGTCGGTGAGTGAGGTATGTGTCAGAACGTTGTGTATGTGTGACAACAACCTGCGGCTGGATTTAGTTGCGCAAAATGTCCAGATTTCAGATCTCTTTTCTGTTCTTTGATGTCATATTATTACTTGCCTTAGATATGCAACAGCATCACTCTGTGTCGGGGTCGGGCTGGGAGGTGGGGAGACGGACAGATCATGGGAGGTGGTGAGGGCGGTGGCcgagaggagggaggcggtgtGGAGGAGAGGTTGAGGGAGGGTAGTACTCTGGGCGGGGGGGCatgaagggagggtaggggaggccCATCAGAGCGTGTGGCGGGGGGTATGGGAACCTGGAAAGGGCGGGGGGGCCAAGAGGTGCAAACGCCGATGCCCTGAGAGCCGCGTGGTCAGAAGAGGTCATGATGGCGGGGCTCTGGGGACCGCGGCGGCGAGGGCCGGGGCTGGGGTGTGGTGGagctgggagtggtggtggtggagggcgtgCCGCTGCTGCTGGctcggtggtgttgttgttgttccctgTGGTGCGGGATGTGGTGGGGTGACCTGTGGCAGCTGGGGCAGTGTGGTGGCGGAGGGCGCACAGCAGCGTCTGGATAGCCTGCAGCATCCCTGCTGCAGCGCAGCAACACAGCCTCCAAGACCTGAACTTTGCGCCCCGGGAAGAGCCGCACCAAGGTCTCCATGCTGGATAGTTTTGCCTCATCCGCGGGAGTCGCCGCTGGAGATAAAACTGTCGcggtctcctcttcctcactcgccTCCCGCCGCGCCGCCTTGCTGGGCCGAGGCTCCTCGTCTTCACTGTGGGTGTCCTCGCGAGGTGTGGGCGCCTTGGGCAGGGGCTGGGCGTGGGGCGTGGGCGACGAGGGCTGGGCGTGCTCAGGGGAGGCGGCGGCCCAATCTTGAGGCTGAGGGGCCCTCGCACAGGAGACGCTGGGAGCTGCTCCCGTCCCTCCTCAGGGCGGGAGCGTTTGCATCCTGGAGAAgcaaaaagtagaggaaaatatTGTTAGGAAAATGTGGTCATAGTTATTCAATTTTTGCTGAAGACCACAATGACGTCTCCCTTAAGTTTCTATTAAGTTAACTTTTAACTGAAAACTATTTGAATTTAATTGACTTATGTTTTTGCGTATCTTACTTCCAGCAATATTCCTTCCGTTATTGTGAATAGCTTAGGCGTTAGTATTCCAAGGCACCCAGAGCAGTAAGCaagactaactaactaatggggagcatacgcccgggggcgcgtcgcttcactcccGACGGTCCTCCCAGAGCAAGCCCCCACGCAGCCGCCCTATCCATCTCGAGTACTTCCcggcaggatcgatcgacttgccccatacatgagttacgtgggcgtccccttggtctcctctacTCATGGTTGTCTCGTACgaaaacaaccctgtgagcaggaccGACGTCCGGGAGGTGTGCCGCGTGACCATATAAcaggagttggcgttcacggattAAACTGgaaacaggcctcgattcagtttcatcgCATAGTCGTTGGTTcaacacgaagtcattccagcgatacctcATGATCCTGCGAAGACACTTGGCACCAAAGTCATCAACACGCCTCTCCAAGACACTGTTcattgtccatgtctcacagccatacagtacgACGGGAAGCACAAGTGACTTAATGATTCGAAGTAAGCAAGACCTACCAGATATTTACGTAACGacgctgtgtgtctgtgtgagcgtGGCTCTTCCCGCGAGGAGCGAGGATCGGTATACAAGTCTTCGTGTTCTCTCAAGCTAGCGCCGCGGTCCCTCGTATTAGCATTTTGATAGGTCGCTGTCAGATGCCTTCAGCCTCTCCGGCATGAAACAAAACCACCACTAATTTGTAAGCATCAGTTTCCCCCATTAAACATATTCGTTCTAATTAAATTACTTCAAGTTTTAATCCGTCCTTTCGACTCGGGgcagtgaggggggagggggaagacgctgagacaggaggagaaaacaaaattgATTGCATTTTAACGACTTGGTGCCTCGGGGTCGCTTAAACTTGATGAAATTTAAATATCCCGTCGCTGAGATCAGGGCACTGGATTTACAATCACGCGAGAAAATAAAAGTTTGAGATTTAATTTCATTCCTCGGAGGAGGGTGGCGGGGCAGGTGTCCCCGGGCGCAGCTGTCAAGACCTTACTCGCCAGCCCCCGCCGGCCCCTCAACATACAtagatttttttctcccttttatttttattcaagaAGTTTAATCATGaccgtccctcctctcccttgtgtcatcctgctcttcctcccaaCCGCCATCCACGTCCTCACATCAACAAAACAATGGTCTCCCTCGTCTCTTAGTCTCATCCTAACTTGATTACCACTGTGCTGAGTCTCTCCCGTGTCTCAGCTTAACGACCTCGCAGCAGCCATCGTTCTAACCACCGCGTCCTCGTTTCAACAACACATTTATAACTGTTCCTTTGTGTCATTGTAACTATACCACGTCGTCGAAGTTGTAACACGCAATAATGATACTTCTTCCCTGTCTCATTCTAACTGCCGTGTTCTCAAAATAGCGACAGTACAATGATGTCCTTCCTATGTCTTTGTTTCACCGTAACCACCAAACACAGTGTAACTATACCACGTCGTCGAAGTTGTGACACGCAATAATGATACATCTTCCCTGTCTCATTCTAACTGCCGTGTTCTCAAAATAGGGACAGTACAATGA
This region includes:
- the LOC126994689 gene encoding putative uncharacterized protein DDB_G0290521 encodes the protein MNSVLERRVDDFGAKCLRRIMRYRWNDFVLNQRLCDETESRPVSSLIRTGAAPSVSCARAPQPQDWAAASPEHAQPSSPTPHAQPLPKAPTPREDTHSEDEEPRPSKAARREASEEEETATVLSPAATPADEAKLSSMETLVRLFPGRKVQVLEAVLLRCSRDAAGYPDAAVRPPPPHCPSCHRSPHHIPHHREQQQHHRASSSGTPSTTTTPSSTTPQPRPSPPRSPEPRHHDLF